Below is a genomic region from Streptomyces ferrugineus.
CTCGACGCCCTGCCCCGCCTCACCCGCCCGGTCCTCGCCGACCGGCTGTCCCTGGGCTTCCGCCTGCCCGAGCCGCCGAGCGGACAGGTGCGGCTGCGGGACGTGCGGGTGGAGCAGGACGGGATCAGGGTGCGGCTGGAGGGGGCGGGGCTGACCGTGGGGCGGTGAGCGTCAGCAGATGCGGTGCACGCGCTGGGTCGTCAGTTCGTAGCGGGCTCCGACGACCGCCAGCCGGCCGTCGGCGATCCTGGCGGCGAGGTCGGGCTCCGCGGCGAGGCGCGACCGGATGGCCCGTACGTTGGCGTCGATGGTCGCGTCGATACGCGCGGCGCCCTCCTTGGTGTGGTCGATGTTCGGGGCTATCTGGTCGGCCAGGTACTGGATGTGGGCGGGCAGCCGCTCACCGGACTCGTCCGCCTCGACGGCGGCGGTCACCGCGCCGCACGACTGGTGCCCGAGCACCATGATCAGCGGTGTGTCCAGTTCGAGCGGGCCGTAGGCGATGCTGCCGAGGACCGCCTCGTCCAGGACCTCGCCGGCGCTGCGCACGGTGAACAGATCACCGAGGCCCTGGTCGAAGACCAGCTCCGGCGGCACCCGGGAGTCGATGCAGCCGAGGACGACGGCGAACGGATGCTGACCGGACGTCAGGCTCTGCCGCACGGCGGGCGACTCGTCGGGATGCCGTTCGCAGAAGGTGCGCCAGCGCCGGTTGCCCGCGGCGAGCTCGCGCAGCGCCTCGTAGGGGGTCTCGGGCCGGCGCCGGGAGGGGGTGGTGGGGGCGGTGGGGGTGTTGTGGGGGGAGGCGGATGCGGGTGCCGCGCCGAGGGCGGTGGTGGCCCCCAGTGCCGCGGCCCCGGTCAGCCCGGCCCGCAGGAGTGCGCGGCGGGCGGGGGCGGCAAGGGAGAACCGCTTGTGGGCGGATGCGGTCGGCTTGGCGCCGACGGATCTGTCAACGTTCACGGCAGGGAAACGTACGCTCGAAACTTCAAGCAAACGTTCGGGTTGCCGAATCATGGCCGGGCGCGGGGAACTCATGATCGGCCGTTGGCCTGCTCTTGGTGTTCTCCCGCGCCCCCCTTGACCTCCCGGCCACCTTGCGTTTTCAGGAAGCCGTCGGCGTCCAGCCCCCGAGCCAGTCGGCGACCTCCTGGCCGGCGGCCTGCGCGTCGCTCAGCTGCGGGCGCTCGGAGCCGGCGCTGCCCGCGCCCGGTCCGGTGTTCCGGTACTCGGCGAACCGGTCCTGCTTCCAGGAGAACCCGCCCATGTCCGTCCAGGGCGTGGTGCGGACCGCGGCGCTCAGGCTGGTGTTGCGGACCGTCGTCTGCGGGTCGAGGGAGGCGTCGCCGCCCGCGTGCCAGGGGCGGCCGAGGTAGAAGCTCCGGTTGGACACGTCACCGTTCACGGCCGAGTTGGCGATGAGGATGCCCTTGCGGTTCGCGGCGGTGCTGGGGGCGGTGACATAGCCGGCCGACGTGCCGTCCCAGCGCTTCTTCAACGTGATGACGGACCGGTCGATCACCGCCGAAGCCCGCCCGAAGATGAAGTCGACGTTGCCCATGACATAGGAGTTCGTGACGTAGACCCGTCCGAGCTTGTCCTTCGCGGCCGTGTCCAGCAGCAGCGTGTCCTGGTCGCCGTCGACGATGACGCCGTCGAGGAA
It encodes:
- a CDS encoding carbonic anhydrase, yielding MNVDRSVGAKPTASAHKRFSLAAPARRALLRAGLTGAAALGATTALGAAPASASPHNTPTAPTTPSRRRPETPYEALRELAAGNRRWRTFCERHPDESPAVRQSLTSGQHPFAVVLGCIDSRVPPELVFDQGLGDLFTVRSAGEVLDEAVLGSIAYGPLELDTPLIMVLGHQSCGAVTAAVEADESGERLPAHIQYLADQIAPNIDHTKEGAARIDATIDANVRAIRSRLAAEPDLAARIADGRLAVVGARYELTTQRVHRIC